ttaatGCTAATGCTTAACTAATATTTCAGatcatttcttcttctgcatataaatgaatatatatatatatatatatatacatagCCCAATCGTTTGTTtcattctatttttttttattgggTACTAGAAATCCAACCTAGATCTCATATATAGTTATAAGTGTATCCAccttcaaagaaatcaatcaatcaacttcatctCAAATATTCAGTTTAGAATAGTTAccgaaaataaatattaccTGCAATGAATGAACGCCTAAATAAAAGATTTGAAAGTGATAAGAGAAAACGGGATATTTGGAGATTGAATACCTCTAGAGGGATTTCACCTCTTAAAACCATTTCGCGAGACTTCACTAATAGGCCTGGGGCTGGTCATAAACTGATGGCTGTGAAGATGGCATCGGCACACAGTGCACGTGGGTTTGGAGGTTCAAATAACTATATTGGTGGGAATTATGGGATGACTTCACAATATATTGGCTTTCGACCTAAAACTAACTCTTCTCCTGGTTGCTTCAAAAATGATTACTCAAATCATTACATTCATTCTGGAATACTACCAGTCCGCTATATAAGAAATGCAAAGCAGCAAGTTGAAGGCTATCCCAAACTTCAAAGACTATGTCGATTAAAAGAGCAGCAAATTCGAAAATATGCTACTGTTCCTTTCGGAGCACGGGTAAAGACAGAAAATATGGTTAAAACATTGAACTCATGGGTTCATAACTACCATCTTCAGTTTGATGTAATTATGATAGGTGCCCTTTCTGAGAATCAATTATTGTATCCAATTTTATCACAGCTTCCAATAGATAAGCTTGCGGCAAAGCCAggatttttatttatatggGCCTCTACACAAAAGATATCCGAGCTTTCGAGGTTACTCAATGATCCCAATTCATGGGCTAAACGCTTCAGAAGATCAGAAGAATTAATCTTTGTTCCTGTTGATAAAAATTCTCCATACTATCCAACAGAGGCAAATATACcggaaaagcaaattttAGAAGAACTGCAATGGCATTGTTGGATGTGCATAACGGGTACCGTCAGAAGATCTACAGATAAAGAATTAATACATTGCAACATTAATACCGATTTTGCTGTTGAAAATCAGAGTACAGGAAACTCGGCTGTGCCAAATCAGATATATGAAGTGGCCGAAAACTTTTCTAACTCGACAAGAAGATTGCATATTATTCCAACATCGACAGGTCTGGATCACCCAGTTAAAATGAGACCCGGTTGGGTAATTATTAGTCCTGACGTCATTCTTGACAATTTCAATCCTGAAAGATATGGAAAGGAGTTAGGAGCAGTTGGACAGAGGATTCCGCTAACAAATGATATAGAACAGCTCCGTCCGAAGACTCCAAATTAGGCTAAACTTTTCTTGGTGTGATAATGTGTTTGTGTAGTCATCTTGATTCCAGAAACTACACATACTCCTACTTAATCTATGAAGGGCATTAAAATAGAGATAAAACCAAGATATATCTAGCATTTTAGCATACAAATTTTGTAATTCTGTTCAATTCAACAGTTTCCACCACTAATATAAGATACGGGATACGCGCAATTGACATTCGTTCAACCTAAAATTAATATACATAGAGAAAAGATATAAAAGAAACAATGCAGGGATAAGAGAAATATGTGAGAATATGagtaagaaataaaaataggGATCACGATAATTATCATGATAGCAAGGACTGTATGTAATAACACTTTAGCCAGTGGAAAATAATCAAAGTAGACCAAAATTCGATAGATAATTGAAATGtgtaaaagtaaaaagaagaaacaaacaGAAAAGTTTCAATTTATACTTTTGTATCACATCTCATATGAAGTGGCATCTCTTCCAGCTTCCAACTCTTCGAGAGCTTTTTCGattttatcatcattatcagtATCTTCCACTAACTCGATAGCAGAATATTTAACGAGATCccatttcttccaaaatAGGAAACAATCCTCTGGTTCCTCGGAATCAACGTAATCTTGCAAATAGTATTTTGCTTTAATGAACCTATCCTTCAATTTCTGGAGCCTCATGTTTTCCGGCACCTCAGAAACTCGACAATGGCTCTGCAGTCCTGCTGCCGCCACCTTATTGGCTAGCCTTGATCTTTGAGCGTTGCTATCACTGTCATAATCAGTGATAAATGTCGACGATGTTAAATTTCCCTCGTCCGAAGAGCAAACTGACGAATTTGCACTCGATATCGATCCGTCATCAGGATTGACTTTACCCTTAAGCTGATCATTATGGCCATGAGGTCGTGGAATTTGCATGAAGGAATGACTCACGCTGGAATCATCAATActcttctcattttcaaaGCCATATGCAATTTCTTCGTCGTGCGAGGTAGAATCGCAATAACGAGCCCACGCCTCATCAATAGCTCCAACCAAATAGTCAAAGCACCGAGATCTGGCATCAAAGTCGGAACTTGGAATCCCGTTATGACAAACAGACACATGTGAGCATGAAGGAACAGTATATGTATCGAACGAAAGCGGACTCGTAGGCAAACAACTCATAAAACTTGAGGATCTACGatgattcaatttcttgTCATCCCTCATACTGTCATCAAAAGACGACCCGCGAACATTCAGATCACGGCTAGAATACTCCAGAGAGGCTGTAGATAGACAATCCGAATTTTCGGTGAAACTATGTGCCCGATGCTCTTTTGAGTTCGAACGTCTTCTCCGAGAATTCCTCCGATGCTTCTTAGAAGCTTCTAGATCTGTTTCATCGTCATCGCTGTACTGCGCGACGGCCCTTGACATTTTATAATCTGTCATAGGAACTGAAAGAGCCCTCAgggatttccttatatcAAGAGGTGAAGTTCCAAATCCgttatcttcattattGAAGTCTTTGACATCATCAGAGTCCCCATCATCAGATTGGGCCTCAAATCttttaacaagaaaatCCGTCGTCCTCTTCAAACACTGCCTTTTAGCACGTGACATTTCATCTAGCATGCGAGTTGCAGAGGCGTTTCTCTGCATATATGCTCTTTTCAACGACAGTGCAGCCATATTTATAGTGTACAATAATTCCAAACCAGAAACTATTAACTAATATTAACGAGTCTGATGTTTCCGTCTCTTCCGGTAAGCCTAAGTAAATTTTTCTTAGCAACCTTTCTTTGCAACAAAGTATTTGTGGCAAATTGGTTCGCGCTTAGAGGGGAAAGTCAAGATGCtgaggaaaaattttttcttgcaagCAGCAAAGCGGGGTTGAGGGGAGAGAAACAGACAAGTGGCAAACTGTTTTCTTAGGTAAAATTAACTCAACTGGCGAAAACGGTTCAATCAAAACACGCTTAGAAGAACaactattatatatatcttcGACCTAAGATTCGAATATGTGATAATATAATGCCTGAGCTAGttgttgatattttttttatcgaAAAATACCAAAATCTGACCTACCTTATAACGCTTATAAAAAGGTGAAGCTTGGTtttaacaaaataaaaaagaaacttaAAGCAGCGGGAAATTGCTTTCACACCCTCTTTTCGCGGAATGTTCAATATATtcgcaaaaaaaaaaaaaaaaagaggccAATAATAAATctcactttatttcttgCCTGATAATGCGAGACCGTACAGccgaaagaagagaaaggcAACAATTTTTGTAAATTAACTTTGCGTATTGTTATCTTTCATTTTGTGCTGCCCAAATTCGCGATTTCTCACTCTATACATTCTTGTAATTCTCGCGCCCATTCCAGGATCGGGACTTGATAAAGAATAATTGACCGGTCGATTAACGTCGATCGAAAAAATAGGATCTGCTTTCGGCAATCAGGTAAGATCATAACATCAATCGGTATTTCCTTACCTCAAATAGCAACGGACTTTCAGACGTACATATTATGATCTGTAATGTAGCCAATTATATCTGCATATGTGtactttttccatttttcttgaCCGCCGTTAATCATGGCTCTGATTTCAGATGAGCTGATATTTAGACTTGTGCCGTCTCCCCTCACCAAAAACAAATGTCTAGTCCATTCTGAAGGAATGTCATTCTTAAACTCACCACGTtcaatcttttcaatatatttttcctgCTCCTCCTGTGGATATTTCTCATCATTTCTGCttaaaatgaagaagctaGAGTTGGCAAACAGCGGTTTCAATGCGGATGATATCGATTGATTAGgataatattttggatcAAACAGTCTTACAAGAGTGTCAAACCctaaaagaaaagtaaacTTCACCTGCGGTTTGTTTATTTCCTGATTTATAGCACTTATTTTCTCAGTGAAGAGAGACTTGGTTGTCAACCCAATTGAGCAGGCAATACCATAATCCTCAGAAATATGAGAAGCCAACAATTGGATCATATCCAACCTTAGTGAGTAATTTCCTAGATCTGCGGTCTTTTTATCTGCATTCTTCAGTGATAAAAGGAGAAGCACCGATTTCGTATTAATCGTGGAGACGGAAACATCGGATTGGTCCGGAAAATGGTAGAGAATGGATTTTTTCACCAATGTTGCATGCCCAAAGTGTGGAGGATTGAACGAAGAGTCGAGAACAAGCACCCTCTTTGTAATATTACTTATGATAGGGCCATTGCTTGTTGTATAAACGATCTTGAACGCTGATCCGGAGGTAACGAAGGTCTTGAGAATTGAAAGTGAAGAGAACGCCATCAGTTAGCAAATATGGTGGATCACGGACCGTTTAGTTCTTTGAGGGAGTACAAAGAAAGTTGGGAAAGAATGAAAGGAGGATGGTGATGAAAATCGGACGCTTAGCATTCGTTATACTTGAAAGTAATGGAAGATAGGAAGAAAAACTGCCGATGCATCTTCGAGAGAATGCATTTTTCTTGGACAGATTCGGTTATACGAGATCGACCGGGAATTACaagacgaaaaaaaaaaaaaaaaaaaaaaaacgcaCCACCAAAACTCAagcaaatattatcaataCATTACGCCTGCTACAAAACAAATATGTGATCAGACGGGAGCGTATCCGTATGATTATGGCTGCATTACACTATCTTGAAAATGAGCACAACTCAGgtgaggaaaaaaaacCGTGCATAGTTACTTAATCGATAACCCTGGACCAGTCACTCTCAACAATACCATACTGTCTCTCGGCAATCCACTGAGCAATCTGCTTAGTGAGGGCACCAGCCTCTTCACCTGGAAGCAATGGTATCTTGATGTGCTGTCCATCGTAACCAATCTCCTTGACTGGGGaaacaacagcagcagtTCCGGAACCAAAAGCTTCTAGAACTTCACCCTTCTGGGCTTTCTCCTGGATCTCTTTGATCGAGCAGTATCTCTCAGAGATGGTCCACTCGCTCTTGTCCAACTTCTCCTTGCACAAGTTAAGGATGGAGTCTCTGGTGACACCCTCCAAGATCATACCATCCAATGGAGCAGTAACCaactccttctttccattcttGTCCTGGAAAGCAACGAAAAAGTTCATGGTACCAACTTCAGTGACGTGCTTGTCTGGGCCAAACAACCACAAGTTCTGCTGGTAGCCTCTGGAAGCAGCCTCTAACTGTGGTTTGACAGAAGGAGCGTAGTTAGCACCCAACTTCTTGTCACCAACACCACCTGGCCATGCCCTAACAGCGTAATCGGTGGCCTCCAACCTCACAGCCTTGAAGCCTGTGGAGTAGTATGGACCAACTGGTGAGCAGACGACGTACAAAAGAGCATCCTCTGGGGCATGAACACCCAATCCGGTGGTAGTACCAATCATGGTTGGTCTAATGTACAGAGAGTATCCTCTCTGGTCAGGAATGAAAGACTTGTCAAGTTTCAAGAGCTCACCGATCAACTTGATCAACTCCTCGCTGTCAAACGTTGGCAAGCAAATTCTGCTGGCGGACTTGTTCATTCTCGTCATGTTTTTGTCAGGACGGAAAATTCTGATGTGTCCCTTGGCGTCCTTGTAAGCCTTCATACCTTCAAACAACTCAAAAGCATAGTGGAAGACGATGGCAGATGGATCCAATGTGATGTTTCCGTATGGCTTGATGACCGGAGTTCCCCATCCGGAGGTCTTGTGCCATGGGACCTCTAGCATGTGATCCGTGAAAGATCTTCCAAAAACCAACTTTTCATTTGGCAACTTTTGCTTTGGATTCTCGGTCTTGTGAATGACCAATTTTGAGGCATCAAGGGCAGCCGGTGTAGCAGTAGACGACATTCTAGATAATATGTTTCCAAGGTTTGCAGAACGTGTAGTTAGACGTATACTATTTCTAAGATTAGAAAACATCTTGAGTAATTCAAATCTGTGtgatcaacaaaaaaagagcgaATAATTTCACCTctctatatatatttcactaactttttttttctactgTCACATCTCTTCCTATGCAGAGATACAAATTTTCCTGATGacccatttttttctccagaAGGAAATTTCCAACTATATAAGATAAATTTGTACGCGAAATGACTACAAAATTTAGCTAGGCACAAATACAATAGATTATCCGATTCTCCTGCAGATGCTCTTTAAATGGtctattcattttctgaTAAGATCTCTGCCGAGCGGCATTATGCTACATCTCCAGATGGTAGTTAGTCACAGCCGAGAAACTGCACATCAACTGTTTTAACGTTAAATTATCGATAACcattaaatattttcttcttctaatAAACCCTTATAACTGGACTCACATCTAGGCCAAAAAGAAACTCATTCTATTTGATTTGTGCACTTTGACATTTTGATCTACCCCAAATAGGGAGATAGAACGATAAAGTACATCCTCCGGTAACGGAATGCTTGATGACTCTACAATGTAAATCAAGAGGTCGGTTAATGGCGGGattgtttttttatcgagaatgaaaaaatcgagaaattgaaaaatcaaaaaaaaaaatttgaagtgGGATGAAtgcgaagaaaaaaagtttcaTGCAACCGATTGATTGTTCTCTATAATCGCATCGGGGAAATGTATTAAGACCATTGTAGTATACATGAGGCTGCCGATATGTAATATTTTAACCAAATAGCAGTATGAGCTACGTGAACACAACACAAATCAAGGCACAGCTAATACTTATTAATAGTCATCTATATTTTCTAGATTATCCGTCACCTTTTATCAATGATCGGCATCCACCACGCTTCTTCTCACTTATAcgcttttctttccattaCTGTTATCCTTGGTTGTGACCTTCTTTCGTGAAGCCTCGTATTTTTCGTCAAGTTTCTTTAAAAGAATATTCCTTGCACTCTCCTGCTCCTCTGTTAAATCCTTATGTTTCATGTCTGGATACACATCTTTTGAGTCATCGAAGACAGATGTGAAAAGCCTATTTCTGTCTGCGTTTGAAAGTCCattaattttctctttcaacAAGTTCTCGATACCTTCTGcctcctctttctttcctttcttaACTTTCTTTGCgttctttccctttttaACTTTCTTATTACCAATATTTCTTTCGAGGGCCGATATCTTTTCAAGTTCAGCGATTTTTTTGGCAGTCTCATCATAAAGCTCCTTCTGTAATTTCTCGTCCTCTAGTTCCTTTCTGAGTTTAGTGTCCACAATTTTACACTCTCTTATGTACTTGCCCCCTTCAATATTCAAGAGGTCTGGACATGATAAAGCAAAGATAATAGATTGCATGCCCGATTCGCAAGACTTGaaaaatatccaaaagACTGGATATAATATTAGATATAGCAAGAGACCAAAAACGCGACCAAACGAAAGAAATCTCCGCGTGGATGGACTCCTCACAATGCCGGGATTTACGACATTCACTTTGATTCTACTAACAACATCTGGTgaatgcttcttctttttgtattcTTCATCAAGCCTTCTTTGAAATTCCTTCGCAAACATGTGAAGCATCAATTTGGAGCTTCCGTAAACTCTCCATGGGCTTCGACTTGGGTATAGTTTATTTTCCCATAGTAAATCATCCAGGTCAACAGTTCCCACTGCCTGGGTTGAACATGTCGATAGCACAATTCTAACATCCCTATCAATCGGCTGGGATTTTATAGCAGGAATAAGCAATGTGAGAAGATGGTAATGGCCCAAATAGTTGACTGCGAGTTGCTTTTCAACACCTTCTGTACTGACTTCTCTTTGCTTTCCGGGTGGCACCCTTTCCGAAGCAAGGCATATAATTCCATCAAGTCTTCTTGGCACCCTATTGTCCAACCATTTTGTTGCGAACTTCCGAACTGAGTAAAGCGATGATAGATCACATTGCTCCACGTATATTAAAGGATTGCCAGTTGCATCACGTAGATCATCCACATAATCTGTAATCCAAACTGCACCACTATTATCCTTTTCTAATTGGGATGTGAGAAGAACTAGCTGTGCACCTCTCTGTGCCAGTTCTTTCACCAATTCCGATCCAATTCCAGATGTCCCTCCTGTAATCATGTACACCTTCCCGTGAAGATCACGCTGCCATGTATTGTTTGATCCATTGAAATATAGCTTAAGAAGAGTGATCAATAAAGCAGGTGGCCCCAATTTCCGAATATACTTCCATCCTGCTGTATTTTCCGGTCCCTTCACGATAAGATTTGCAATGTAGTTAATAGGCATTTTTATTAAAGTGCACGCGTGTCTATGAATGCAAATTTAAAAGATGTAATTAGCACATATCCTGCTTTTTGGTAGTTGTAAAGATATGATTTACGCCTCTTACTTGATAAAAATGGGATCAACGAACCGAACGGGTTTGggaattgaaaaaaaaaaaaaaaaaaaaaaaatggaaataaaattttcataTCGTCTATACTGCACCATGATGTTCAAGAATAGTTTAGATAGCATCTTTCtgttatataaaaagggCCAATTTATAACTACAACTATGGATGAAGTTGCCTTTTACTGTTCAAAGGGAAGTGATGCAgataaaaagcatttaaGCACATTCGGCTATCTTTCATCAACTCACTCTCCGAAGCAATATCTTCAATATCGACAATGCTATTGTGATCGAAATGGTGCTGTTTTAACCGGTGTTGGCCAAGAAACCAAACTTATTACGGCTTGCTATAAGAAGGCATTAATTCAAGTTTATCTTTACGGGAAAGAGGCTCCAGAGCAGAGAATACCTATTCCTGAGCCACTAACATGTATACAGATTATTGATCATCCAACTATTGCATCCTCATCTAGAAACTCGTCTGAAAATTGGCTTCTAGTTGGTGGAAGTAGCACGGGACGCTTATATGTATGGGAGCTATCGTCTGGATTACTTCTTGCTGTTAAAGAGTGTCATTAT
This sequence is a window from Brettanomyces bruxellensis chromosome 5, complete sequence. Protein-coding genes within it:
- the BAT1 gene encoding Mitochondrial branched-chain amino acid (BCAA) aminotransferase, encoding MSSTATPAALDASKLVIHKTENPKQKLPNEKLVFGRSFTDHMLEVPWHKTSGWGTPVIKPYGNITLDPSAIVFHYAFELFEGMKAYKDAKGHIRIFRPDKNMTRMNKSASRICLPTFDSEELIKLIGELLKLDKSFIPDQRGYSLYIRPTMIGTTTGLGVHAPEDALLYVVCSPVGPYYSTGFKAVRLEATDYAVRAWPGGVGDKKLGANYAPSVKPQLEAASRGYQQNLWLFGPDKHVTEVGTMNFFVAFQDKNGKKELVTAPLDGMILEGVTRDSILNLCKEKLDKSEWTISERYCSIKEIQEKAQKGEVLEAFGSGTAAVVSPVKEIGYDGQHIKIPLLPGEEAGALTKQIAQWIAERQYGIVESDWSRVID